A single genomic interval of Dromiciops gliroides isolate mDroGli1 chromosome 1, mDroGli1.pri, whole genome shotgun sequence harbors:
- the RFX1 gene encoding MHC class II regulatory factor RFX1 isoform X3, whose protein sequence is MATQAYVTELQAAPQPSQPQQAPPQAQPQPPPPPPPPPPPPPPPAAPQPPPPPPPPPPPPPPPAAATSQPQYVSELQSPQPQPANQKQYVTEIPAPPAQSQPSGQPAPAPAPQQFIVVTVSEGAMRASDTVSEASPGSTASQSGVPTQVVQQVQTTPQRLLVQASVQAKPGAVSPLQLTSIQVPQQRLVVQSTAQASKGGPASLAVHSVQQVHSPPERSPGQGNSSTSKAGSVQQLQVHSVQTVPVTQERSVVQTTPQTPKSGPVQQLTVQGLQQVHVTQECSGSQFPARKGEPQEPAAEPPVARAEPGERAGEAPLLLECRSEAPQLGCGSPEPRLHYLPAAAAAAAAAAAAAEPGSEQWVELVRVLPQQLLLPQQKVVIEPLPGLSSRASPDQRVRIQRVPQVLVFGTAATALKVQQLQQVPVQHVYPNQVQYVEGGDASYTASTIRSGTYPYTETPLYSQNAGTSYYESQGTTAQVSTPATSQAVASSGSVPMYVSGGQIVTNSSGASSGGGGGGGGGGAGTYVIQGGYMLGSSSQSYSHTTRASPATVQWLLDNYETAEGVSLPRSTLYCHYLLHCQEQKLEPVNAASFGKLIRSVFMGLRTRRLGTRGNSKYHYYGLRIKANSPLLRLMEDQQHMAMRGQPFSQKQRLKPIQKMEGMTNGVAVGQQQAAGLSDISAQVQQYQQFLDASRSLPEFTELDLQGKVLPEGIGPEDIKAFQVLYREHCEAIVDVMINLQFTLVETLWKTFWRYNLNQPSEATPLAVHDEAEKRLPKSSLVLLSKYEPVLKWTKDCDNLLYQGLVEILIPDVLRPIPSALTQAIRNFAKSLESWLTNAMMNIPEEMVRVKVAAASAFAQTLRRYTSLNHLAQAARAVLQNTAQINQMLSDLNRVDFANVQEQASWVCRCEDRVVQRLEQDFKVTLQQQNSLEQWAGWLDGVVSQVLKPYQGSASFPKAAKLFLLKWSFYSSMVIRDLTLRSAASFGSFHLIRLLYDEYMYYLIEHRVAQAKGETPIAVMGEFANLASSLNPLDPDKDEEEEEEEESEDELPQEISLNSSESTALSSEPLEPPAKLARTDGRGIFVQALPSS, encoded by the exons ATGGCAACACAGGCGTACGTTACTGAGCTTCAGGCGGCCCCGCAACCATCACAGCCTCAACAAGCCCCTCCACAGGCTCAGccccagccaccaccaccaccaccaccaccaccaccaccaccaccaccaccagcggcccctcagccaccaccaccaccaccaccgccaccaccgccaccaccgcCACCTGCTGCCGCCACCTCCCAGCCACAGTATGTTAGTGAACTGCAGAGCCCACAGCCCCAACCTGCCAACCAGAAACAGTATGTGACTGAGATCCCAGCCCCCCCAGCACAGTCACAGCCCAGTGGCCAGCCTGCCCCAGCCCCGGCCCCCCAGCAGTTTATCGTGGTGACAGTATCAG AAGGGGCCATGCGGGCCAGTGATACTGTCTCAGAAGCCAGCCCAGGCTCCACAGCCAGCCAATCTGGAGTGCCAACACAAGTGGTCCAGCAGGTCCAGACCACACCACAG CGGTTGCTGGTCCAGGCAAGTGTGCAGGCCAAGCCTGGTGCCGTGTCCCCTCTGCAGCTTACCAGCATTCAAGTGCCCCAGCAG CGATTGGTGGTGCAGAGCACAGCCCAGGCCAGCAAAGGAGGCCCGGCCTCATTAGCTGTCCATAGTGTCCAGCAGGTGCACTCTCCCCCAGAG CGATCACCAGGACAGGGGAACAGCTCCACCAGCAAAGCTGGCTCCGTGCAGCAGCTCCAGGTGCACAGTGTCCAGACCGTCCCTGTCACACAAGAG AGATCCGTCGTGCAGACCACTCCACAAACACCAAAATCTGGCCCAGTGCAGCAGCTGACAGTACAAGGGTTGCAGCAAGTCCACGTCACTCAAGAG TGCTCAGGCAGTCAGTTCCCCGCTAGGAAGGGAGAGCCGCAGGAGCCAGCAGCAGAGCCGCCTGTGGCGCGGGCCGAGCCGGGCGAGCGGGCTGGAGAGGCGCCCCTGCTGTTAGAATGCCGTAGCGAGGCCCCGCAGTTAGGCTGCGGCAGCCCGGAGCCCCGGCTCCATTACCTgcccgcggcggcggcggcggcagcggcggcggcggcagcggccgAGCCAGGCTCCGAGCAGTGGGTGGAGCTGGTGCGTGTGCTCCCCCAGCAACTGCTCCTGCCCCAGCAGAAAGTGGTGATCGAGCCCCTGCCGGGGCTCTCCTCCCGAGCCAGCCCCGACCAGAGAGTCAGGATCCAGAGAGTCCCCCAGGTGCTAGTGTTCGGCACTGCAGCCACAGCCCTGAAA GTGCAACAGCTCCAGCAGGTGCCCGTGCAGCATGTGTACCCCAACCAGGTTCAGTATGTGGAGGGCGGTGATGCCAGCTACACAGCCAGCACCAT TCGCTCAGGTACCTACCCCTACACAGAGACACCACTGTACTCCCAGAATGCGGGCACCAGCTACTATGAGTCCCAGGGCACAACTGCGCAGGTCAGCACACCTGCCACCTCACAGGCTGTGGCGAGTAGCGGCTCAGTGCCCATGTATGTGTCGGGTGGCCAGATCGTCACCAACTCTAGTGGCGCAAGCAGCGGAGGGGGCGGCGGGGGCGGCGGGGGCGGCGCCGGCACCTACGTGATCCAGGGCGGCTACATGTTGGGCAGCTCCAGCCAGTCGTACTCTCATACCACCCGTGCCTCACCAGCCACT GTCCAGTGGCTGCTGGATAACTATGAGACGGCTGAGGGTGTGAGTCTACCCCGAAGCACCCTCTATTGCCACTACCTCCTGCACTGCCAGGAGCAGAAGCTAGAGCCCGTCAATGCTGCCTCTTTTGGCAAGCTCATCCGCTCTGTTTTCATGGGCCTCCGCACTCGCCGACTTGGTACCAG GGGGAACTCCAAATACCATTACTATGGCCTGCGTATCAAAGCCAATTCTCCATTGCTACGCCTGATGGAGGACCAGCAACACATGGCCATGCGGGGCCAGCCCTTCTCCCAGAAACAGAG GCTTAAACCAATCCAGAAGATGGAGGGCATGACCAATGGTGTGGCAGTAGGACAGCAGCAGGCAGCAGGCCTGTCCGACATCAGTGCCCAAGTCCAACAGTACCAGCAGTTCTTAG ATGCCTCCAGGAGCCTGCCAGAATTCACTGAACTTGACCTGCAGGGCAAGGTGCTACCTGAGGGGATCGGACCTGAAGACATCAAGGCCTTCCAGGTCCTGTACCGGGAGCACTGTGAG GCCATTGTGGATGTCATGATTAACCTGCAGTTTACACTAGTGGAGACCCTGTGGAAGACTTTCTGGAGGTACAACCTCAATCAGCCCAGCGAGGCCACCCCCCTGGCTGT CCACGATGAAGCAGAGAAGCGGCTGCCCAAGAGCAGCCTGGTGCTCCTCTCCAAGTATGAGCCTGTGCTCAAGTGGACCAAGGACTGTGACAACTTGCTGTACCAGGGCCTGGTGGAGATCCTCATTCCTGATGTGCTGCGGCCCATCCCCA GTGCCTTGACACAAGCAATTCGGAATTTTGCCAAGAGCCTAGAGAGCTGGCTCACCAATGCCATGATGAACATCCCTGAAGAGATGGTTCGGGTGAAG GTGGCTGCGGCCAGCGCTTTTGCCCAGACACTTCGGCGCTACACGTCCCTCAATCACTTGGCCCAGGCGGCCCGAGCCGTGCTTCAGAATACGGCTCAGATCAACCAGATGCTCAGCGACCTCAACCGTGTTGACTTTGCCAATGTGCAG GAACAGGCCTCATGGGTATGCCGCTGTGAGGACCGTGTTGTGCAGCGGCTGGAGCAGGACTTCAAGGTGACTCTTCAGCAGCAGAACTCGCTGGAGCAGTGGGCAGGCTGGCTGGATGGCGTGGTGAGCCAGGTGCTCAAGCCCTACCAGGGCAGTGCCAGCTTCCCCAAGGCAGCCAAACTCTTCCTTCTCAAGTGGTCTTTCTACAG CTCCATGGTTATCCGGGATCTGACCCTGCGCAGTGCAGCCAGCTTTGGCTCATTCCACCTGATCCGCCTCTTGTATGACGAGTACATGTACTACCTGATAGAGCACCGGGTGGCCCAGGCCAAGGGAGAGACGCCCATCGCTGTCATGGGCGAG TTTGCCAACCTGGCCAGTTCCCTGAACCCCCTGGATCCTGACAAAG atgaagaggaagaagaagaggaggagagtgaAGACGAACTGCCCCAAGAGATCTCTCTCAACTCCAGTGAGTCGACTGCCCTGAGCTCAGAGCCCCTGGAGCCCCCTGCTAAGCTGGCAAGAACCGATGGCCGGGGCATCTTCGtgcaggccctgccctcaagctAA
- the RFX1 gene encoding MHC class II regulatory factor RFX1 isoform X5, which yields MATQAYVTELQAAPQPSQPQQAPPQAQPQPPPPPPPPPPPPPPPAAPQPPPPPPPPPPPPPPPAAATSQPQYVSELQSPQPQPANQKQYVTEIPAPPAQSQPSGQPAPAPAPQQFIVVTVSEGAMRASDTVSEASPGSTASQSGVPTQVVQQVQTTPQRLLVQASVQAKPGAVSPLQLTSIQVPQQRLVVQSTAQASKGGPASLAVHSVQQVHSPPERSPGQGNSSTSKAGSVQQLQVHSVQTVPVTQERSVVQTTPQTPKSGPVQQLTVQGLQQVHVTQEVQQLQQVPVQHVYPNQVQYVEGGDASYTASTIRSGTYPYTETPLYSQNAGTSYYESQGTTAQVSTPATSQAVASSGSVPMYVSGGQIVTNSSGASSGGGGGGGGGGAGTYVIQGGYMLGSSSQSYSHTTRASPATVQWLLDNYETAEGVSLPRSTLYCHYLLHCQEQKLEPVNAASFGKLIRSVFMGLRTRRLGTRGNSKYHYYGLRIKANSPLLRLMEDQQHMAMRGQPFSQKQRLKPIQKMEGMTNGVAVGQQQAAGLSDISAQVQQYQQFLDASRSLPEFTELDLQGKVLPEGIGPEDIKAFQVLYREHCEAIVDVMINLQFTLVETLWKTFWRYNLNQPSEATPLAVHDEAEKRLPKSSLVLLSKYEPVLKWTKDCDNLLYQGLVEILIPDVLRPIPSALTQAIRNFAKSLESWLTNAMMNIPEEMVRVKVAAASAFAQTLRRYTSLNHLAQAARAVLQNTAQINQMLSDLNRVDFANVQEQASWVCRCEDRVVQRLEQDFKVTLQQQNSLEQWAGWLDGVVSQVLKPYQGSASFPKAAKLFLLKWSFYSSMVIRDLTLRSAASFGSFHLIRLLYDEYMYYLIEHRVAQAKGETPIAVMGEFANLASSLNPLDPDKDEEEEEEEESEDELPQEISLNSSESTALSSEPLEPPAKLARTDGRGIFVQALPSS from the exons ATGGCAACACAGGCGTACGTTACTGAGCTTCAGGCGGCCCCGCAACCATCACAGCCTCAACAAGCCCCTCCACAGGCTCAGccccagccaccaccaccaccaccaccaccaccaccaccaccaccaccaccagcggcccctcagccaccaccaccaccaccaccgccaccaccgccaccaccgcCACCTGCTGCCGCCACCTCCCAGCCACAGTATGTTAGTGAACTGCAGAGCCCACAGCCCCAACCTGCCAACCAGAAACAGTATGTGACTGAGATCCCAGCCCCCCCAGCACAGTCACAGCCCAGTGGCCAGCCTGCCCCAGCCCCGGCCCCCCAGCAGTTTATCGTGGTGACAGTATCAG AAGGGGCCATGCGGGCCAGTGATACTGTCTCAGAAGCCAGCCCAGGCTCCACAGCCAGCCAATCTGGAGTGCCAACACAAGTGGTCCAGCAGGTCCAGACCACACCACAG CGGTTGCTGGTCCAGGCAAGTGTGCAGGCCAAGCCTGGTGCCGTGTCCCCTCTGCAGCTTACCAGCATTCAAGTGCCCCAGCAG CGATTGGTGGTGCAGAGCACAGCCCAGGCCAGCAAAGGAGGCCCGGCCTCATTAGCTGTCCATAGTGTCCAGCAGGTGCACTCTCCCCCAGAG CGATCACCAGGACAGGGGAACAGCTCCACCAGCAAAGCTGGCTCCGTGCAGCAGCTCCAGGTGCACAGTGTCCAGACCGTCCCTGTCACACAAGAG AGATCCGTCGTGCAGACCACTCCACAAACACCAAAATCTGGCCCAGTGCAGCAGCTGACAGTACAAGGGTTGCAGCAAGTCCACGTCACTCAAGAG GTGCAACAGCTCCAGCAGGTGCCCGTGCAGCATGTGTACCCCAACCAGGTTCAGTATGTGGAGGGCGGTGATGCCAGCTACACAGCCAGCACCAT TCGCTCAGGTACCTACCCCTACACAGAGACACCACTGTACTCCCAGAATGCGGGCACCAGCTACTATGAGTCCCAGGGCACAACTGCGCAGGTCAGCACACCTGCCACCTCACAGGCTGTGGCGAGTAGCGGCTCAGTGCCCATGTATGTGTCGGGTGGCCAGATCGTCACCAACTCTAGTGGCGCAAGCAGCGGAGGGGGCGGCGGGGGCGGCGGGGGCGGCGCCGGCACCTACGTGATCCAGGGCGGCTACATGTTGGGCAGCTCCAGCCAGTCGTACTCTCATACCACCCGTGCCTCACCAGCCACT GTCCAGTGGCTGCTGGATAACTATGAGACGGCTGAGGGTGTGAGTCTACCCCGAAGCACCCTCTATTGCCACTACCTCCTGCACTGCCAGGAGCAGAAGCTAGAGCCCGTCAATGCTGCCTCTTTTGGCAAGCTCATCCGCTCTGTTTTCATGGGCCTCCGCACTCGCCGACTTGGTACCAG GGGGAACTCCAAATACCATTACTATGGCCTGCGTATCAAAGCCAATTCTCCATTGCTACGCCTGATGGAGGACCAGCAACACATGGCCATGCGGGGCCAGCCCTTCTCCCAGAAACAGAG GCTTAAACCAATCCAGAAGATGGAGGGCATGACCAATGGTGTGGCAGTAGGACAGCAGCAGGCAGCAGGCCTGTCCGACATCAGTGCCCAAGTCCAACAGTACCAGCAGTTCTTAG ATGCCTCCAGGAGCCTGCCAGAATTCACTGAACTTGACCTGCAGGGCAAGGTGCTACCTGAGGGGATCGGACCTGAAGACATCAAGGCCTTCCAGGTCCTGTACCGGGAGCACTGTGAG GCCATTGTGGATGTCATGATTAACCTGCAGTTTACACTAGTGGAGACCCTGTGGAAGACTTTCTGGAGGTACAACCTCAATCAGCCCAGCGAGGCCACCCCCCTGGCTGT CCACGATGAAGCAGAGAAGCGGCTGCCCAAGAGCAGCCTGGTGCTCCTCTCCAAGTATGAGCCTGTGCTCAAGTGGACCAAGGACTGTGACAACTTGCTGTACCAGGGCCTGGTGGAGATCCTCATTCCTGATGTGCTGCGGCCCATCCCCA GTGCCTTGACACAAGCAATTCGGAATTTTGCCAAGAGCCTAGAGAGCTGGCTCACCAATGCCATGATGAACATCCCTGAAGAGATGGTTCGGGTGAAG GTGGCTGCGGCCAGCGCTTTTGCCCAGACACTTCGGCGCTACACGTCCCTCAATCACTTGGCCCAGGCGGCCCGAGCCGTGCTTCAGAATACGGCTCAGATCAACCAGATGCTCAGCGACCTCAACCGTGTTGACTTTGCCAATGTGCAG GAACAGGCCTCATGGGTATGCCGCTGTGAGGACCGTGTTGTGCAGCGGCTGGAGCAGGACTTCAAGGTGACTCTTCAGCAGCAGAACTCGCTGGAGCAGTGGGCAGGCTGGCTGGATGGCGTGGTGAGCCAGGTGCTCAAGCCCTACCAGGGCAGTGCCAGCTTCCCCAAGGCAGCCAAACTCTTCCTTCTCAAGTGGTCTTTCTACAG CTCCATGGTTATCCGGGATCTGACCCTGCGCAGTGCAGCCAGCTTTGGCTCATTCCACCTGATCCGCCTCTTGTATGACGAGTACATGTACTACCTGATAGAGCACCGGGTGGCCCAGGCCAAGGGAGAGACGCCCATCGCTGTCATGGGCGAG TTTGCCAACCTGGCCAGTTCCCTGAACCCCCTGGATCCTGACAAAG atgaagaggaagaagaagaggaggagagtgaAGACGAACTGCCCCAAGAGATCTCTCTCAACTCCAGTGAGTCGACTGCCCTGAGCTCAGAGCCCCTGGAGCCCCCTGCTAAGCTGGCAAGAACCGATGGCCGGGGCATCTTCGtgcaggccctgccctcaagctAA
- the RFX1 gene encoding MHC class II regulatory factor RFX1 isoform X2: MLKNGQQHHPIASRAVSNQRRHRPLMPDAYVTELQAAPQPSQPQQAPPQAQPQPPPPPPPPPPPPPPPAAPQPPPPPPPPPPPPPPPAAATSQPQYVSELQSPQPQPANQKQYVTEIPAPPAQSQPSGQPAPAPAPQQFIVVTVSEGAMRASDTVSEASPGSTASQSGVPTQVVQQVQTTPQRLLVQASVQAKPGAVSPLQLTSIQVPQQRLVVQSTAQASKGGPASLAVHSVQQVHSPPERSPGQGNSSTSKAGSVQQLQVHSVQTVPVTQERSVVQTTPQTPKSGPVQQLTVQGLQQVHVTQEVQQLQQVPVQHVYPNQVQYVEGGDASYTASTIRSGTYPYTETPLYSQNAGTSYYESQGTTAQVSTPATSQAVASSGSVPMYVSGGQIVTNSSGASSGGGGGGGGGGAGTYVIQGGYMLGSSSQSYSHTTRASPATVQWLLDNYETAEGVSLPRSTLYCHYLLHCQEQKLEPVNAASFGKLIRSVFMGLRTRRLGTRGNSKYHYYGLRIKANSPLLRLMEDQQHMAMRGQPFSQKQRLKPIQKMEGMTNGVAVGQQQAAGLSDISAQVQQYQQFLDASRSLPEFTELDLQGKVLPEGIGPEDIKAFQVLYREHCEAIVDVMINLQFTLVETLWKTFWRYNLNQPSEATPLAVHDEAEKRLPKSSLVLLSKYEPVLKWTKDCDNLLYQGLVEILIPDVLRPIPSALTQAIRNFAKSLESWLTNAMMNIPEEMVRVKVAAASAFAQTLRRYTSLNHLAQAARAVLQNTAQINQMLSDLNRVDFANVQEQASWVCRCEDRVVQRLEQDFKVTLQQQNSLEQWAGWLDGVVSQVLKPYQGSASFPKAAKLFLLKWSFYSSMVIRDLTLRSAASFGSFHLIRLLYDEYMYYLIEHRVAQAKGETPIAVMGEFANLASSLNPLDPDKDEEEEEEEESEDELPQEISLNSSESTALSSEPLEPPAKLARTDGRGIFVQALPSS, from the exons GCGTACGTTACTGAGCTTCAGGCGGCCCCGCAACCATCACAGCCTCAACAAGCCCCTCCACAGGCTCAGccccagccaccaccaccaccaccaccaccaccaccaccaccaccaccaccagcggcccctcagccaccaccaccaccaccaccgccaccaccgccaccaccgcCACCTGCTGCCGCCACCTCCCAGCCACAGTATGTTAGTGAACTGCAGAGCCCACAGCCCCAACCTGCCAACCAGAAACAGTATGTGACTGAGATCCCAGCCCCCCCAGCACAGTCACAGCCCAGTGGCCAGCCTGCCCCAGCCCCGGCCCCCCAGCAGTTTATCGTGGTGACAGTATCAG AAGGGGCCATGCGGGCCAGTGATACTGTCTCAGAAGCCAGCCCAGGCTCCACAGCCAGCCAATCTGGAGTGCCAACACAAGTGGTCCAGCAGGTCCAGACCACACCACAG CGGTTGCTGGTCCAGGCAAGTGTGCAGGCCAAGCCTGGTGCCGTGTCCCCTCTGCAGCTTACCAGCATTCAAGTGCCCCAGCAG CGATTGGTGGTGCAGAGCACAGCCCAGGCCAGCAAAGGAGGCCCGGCCTCATTAGCTGTCCATAGTGTCCAGCAGGTGCACTCTCCCCCAGAG CGATCACCAGGACAGGGGAACAGCTCCACCAGCAAAGCTGGCTCCGTGCAGCAGCTCCAGGTGCACAGTGTCCAGACCGTCCCTGTCACACAAGAG AGATCCGTCGTGCAGACCACTCCACAAACACCAAAATCTGGCCCAGTGCAGCAGCTGACAGTACAAGGGTTGCAGCAAGTCCACGTCACTCAAGAG GTGCAACAGCTCCAGCAGGTGCCCGTGCAGCATGTGTACCCCAACCAGGTTCAGTATGTGGAGGGCGGTGATGCCAGCTACACAGCCAGCACCAT TCGCTCAGGTACCTACCCCTACACAGAGACACCACTGTACTCCCAGAATGCGGGCACCAGCTACTATGAGTCCCAGGGCACAACTGCGCAGGTCAGCACACCTGCCACCTCACAGGCTGTGGCGAGTAGCGGCTCAGTGCCCATGTATGTGTCGGGTGGCCAGATCGTCACCAACTCTAGTGGCGCAAGCAGCGGAGGGGGCGGCGGGGGCGGCGGGGGCGGCGCCGGCACCTACGTGATCCAGGGCGGCTACATGTTGGGCAGCTCCAGCCAGTCGTACTCTCATACCACCCGTGCCTCACCAGCCACT GTCCAGTGGCTGCTGGATAACTATGAGACGGCTGAGGGTGTGAGTCTACCCCGAAGCACCCTCTATTGCCACTACCTCCTGCACTGCCAGGAGCAGAAGCTAGAGCCCGTCAATGCTGCCTCTTTTGGCAAGCTCATCCGCTCTGTTTTCATGGGCCTCCGCACTCGCCGACTTGGTACCAG GGGGAACTCCAAATACCATTACTATGGCCTGCGTATCAAAGCCAATTCTCCATTGCTACGCCTGATGGAGGACCAGCAACACATGGCCATGCGGGGCCAGCCCTTCTCCCAGAAACAGAG GCTTAAACCAATCCAGAAGATGGAGGGCATGACCAATGGTGTGGCAGTAGGACAGCAGCAGGCAGCAGGCCTGTCCGACATCAGTGCCCAAGTCCAACAGTACCAGCAGTTCTTAG ATGCCTCCAGGAGCCTGCCAGAATTCACTGAACTTGACCTGCAGGGCAAGGTGCTACCTGAGGGGATCGGACCTGAAGACATCAAGGCCTTCCAGGTCCTGTACCGGGAGCACTGTGAG GCCATTGTGGATGTCATGATTAACCTGCAGTTTACACTAGTGGAGACCCTGTGGAAGACTTTCTGGAGGTACAACCTCAATCAGCCCAGCGAGGCCACCCCCCTGGCTGT CCACGATGAAGCAGAGAAGCGGCTGCCCAAGAGCAGCCTGGTGCTCCTCTCCAAGTATGAGCCTGTGCTCAAGTGGACCAAGGACTGTGACAACTTGCTGTACCAGGGCCTGGTGGAGATCCTCATTCCTGATGTGCTGCGGCCCATCCCCA GTGCCTTGACACAAGCAATTCGGAATTTTGCCAAGAGCCTAGAGAGCTGGCTCACCAATGCCATGATGAACATCCCTGAAGAGATGGTTCGGGTGAAG GTGGCTGCGGCCAGCGCTTTTGCCCAGACACTTCGGCGCTACACGTCCCTCAATCACTTGGCCCAGGCGGCCCGAGCCGTGCTTCAGAATACGGCTCAGATCAACCAGATGCTCAGCGACCTCAACCGTGTTGACTTTGCCAATGTGCAG GAACAGGCCTCATGGGTATGCCGCTGTGAGGACCGTGTTGTGCAGCGGCTGGAGCAGGACTTCAAGGTGACTCTTCAGCAGCAGAACTCGCTGGAGCAGTGGGCAGGCTGGCTGGATGGCGTGGTGAGCCAGGTGCTCAAGCCCTACCAGGGCAGTGCCAGCTTCCCCAAGGCAGCCAAACTCTTCCTTCTCAAGTGGTCTTTCTACAG CTCCATGGTTATCCGGGATCTGACCCTGCGCAGTGCAGCCAGCTTTGGCTCATTCCACCTGATCCGCCTCTTGTATGACGAGTACATGTACTACCTGATAGAGCACCGGGTGGCCCAGGCCAAGGGAGAGACGCCCATCGCTGTCATGGGCGAG TTTGCCAACCTGGCCAGTTCCCTGAACCCCCTGGATCCTGACAAAG atgaagaggaagaagaagaggaggagagtgaAGACGAACTGCCCCAAGAGATCTCTCTCAACTCCAGTGAGTCGACTGCCCTGAGCTCAGAGCCCCTGGAGCCCCCTGCTAAGCTGGCAAGAACCGATGGCCGGGGCATCTTCGtgcaggccctgccctcaagctAA